The DNA region AGCCTGCCTCCCCCGCCGAGTTCCGGTTCGGCGGGGGAGTTTTATCTGCGTAAAGAGTAAGGTTGGGCTTCGGTGAAGCCGTTCTGGAAAGTTCTTTCGAAAGTCGGGCCAAAAGGCCTTGACACCGCCGCCGAAAGAATGCTTTAAGCGGCCTCCCACGCCGAAGGGTGTGGCCGGACGGAGATAGGAGTGTAGCTCAATTGGTAGAGCACCGGTCTCCAAAACCGGGGGTTGGGGGTTCGAGCCCCTCCACTCCTGCCATCCCGTCCCAATAAAGGCCGTCTCGGCGACGGTTAGGGTAAAAAGCGGCGCCCCTCCACAGTCGCTTCGGAGCTCGCACGGTTCGCACGATGGCTAAAGTCAATCCCGCAGAATTCGCACGCGAGGTCCGCCGCGAGGTAGCCAGGGTTACTTGGCCCACCCGCAAGGAAACCGGCGTCACCACCGCCATGGTCTTCATCATGGTCGTTCTGGCCGCCCTGTTCTTCCTCGTCGTCGATCAGGTGCTGGCCTTCGCCATCCGCTT from Azospirillum ramasamyi includes:
- the secE gene encoding preprotein translocase subunit SecE, producing MAKVNPAEFAREVRREVARVTWPTRKETGVTTAMVFIMVVLAALFFLVVDQVLAFAIRLILGLGG